TGCATCTATATCTCCCATAGTTATACATGCAAATGCACTTTCTGTGAGTGTAAACTTAGGGTAATCTATTCCTTTAATTGTATAACTTGATTTAATAAAGTTAGCTTGTGAAAAATCACTTTCCCCGGCTTCATTCAATTTTTGAATCTGATTTACAATAGTACTTATCACAGAATTGTGATCTTCCTTCCACATGTAAGCAACGGTCAAGCTGTCAGTAACAATCGTATGTCCTTCTATAAATACCAAATTATTAATTATATCTTCTCTTTTTTTTGTAACAGCCATATATATCCCTCCATTTTATAAATCTCAGGTTTACTAAGATTGTTAAAAAAAAAGATCTTTGGGATCTTCTTCAAGCGCGTTTGCAATTTTCAATGCCAGATTTATTTTTAGATTTCTTTTATTATTTTCTATGTACCAATAATGCATTTTTGTTATCCCAACTTTATTGGCAACCTCTTCACAAGTCCACCCTTTTTCTATTCTTTTTCGTTTTAATTTTTGCAAAGTGATTACCCCTTCCATTATCTATACTCTAATTATAAATAAACCAGAAGTTTATTTCAAGTCTTTTTATATAGATTTGATATAAATTTTCCCAATGAAATATGTATTTATTTTACACTTTTATCATCAAATTTACATATTTTGCGATACGAGAAAGCCCCTGCAGGACTTTAGTCCGCCTTTAGGTATGGGATGAAAGTATCGCTTTTGTATCGCAAAACATGTTAAAATTTATTTATAGTCATGCAAAAGACTCTAAAACGATTATGTTCTCTGAAAAACGAATATTATATGAGGTTGCACGAATCAATTTCATTTCGTGTGTAAAACAATATGTGTCGTCAAGAAAAGGACGTTAAAACATAGTGGAGAACCCAAAAATCTGTACGGTATGGTAACAGTACCGTAGCCCATGAACCTATACGGTCTGTCATGGGAGTGGTGATGACACACCGCGATCTTGCACGTCAGCGATACCAGAAATGGACTTCGCCTTTGGTAGCAAGAATCCCACTGACGTTAGTCAGCTTGCGGCTTTAGCCGTGGGAATGTCAAATAGTGAATAATACTAAAATTTTATTCAGCAAATATAGCAAAGAAAAAGCCCCCTACTGGTTTTTCTCTATATATGTATTAGACAGACACACTTTTAGAATTTCCTCAGTGTTAATCTCTTTTCCCTCTTTTAACCATAACTTTACTACTTCTTTAGCTAATTCTTGTTTATTCATCTCAAATCCCCCATATTCAACATATAATATTGTGATTAATTTCACATTATTTCGCTTTTTCGTTAAATATATATAAAGCGAATTCCTGTAAAACGTAGGAATGACATCGCTTTATTCAAAACGATGCCATTCTACATTTTAATAATTCATAATTTTTTGTATTACCAACCACCACCGGGATCAGTCGCTAAATGATTCACTGTTTGTTGTGTTGAATAATCTGTTTTTTTCTCTTCTAGCACAAATATGGATACCCCTAATAGAACCACTAGAATTATTAAAAGTTTTTTCAATTTTCCATACCTCATTTCAACTAATTAATTCTACTTACTTCTTAAAATTAAAGTATTTAACCATATTCATTTTTCATTCATTAAATTTACTGTAGGAAAAAAGTTCTCGCTCTTTTCTATCACGTCTCTACTTCTCATATCAAAAAAGAATAAACAGTTTATAGTTTTACCTGCTAAATTAACTCTAATTTTCCAATCCACTATAAACCTCTATATGAATATTTTACCACAAAATAGAACCTATGTTCTAGTTTAAATTTAAAATATCCACATAAATTTATTGTTATTTAGCACTAGTAAAGCGATGTTTATTCGAAAAAGAAGCTAATACGAATAAAAATTTAATATATACTTACATGAATAATAAAAATGGATTTTCTGTCCTTATAGTAATTATTTTACTGTTACTTTCCATACAAAAAGCCCTCTTATTTCTTCAAAAACCCATATGAAACTCCTAACAAGCTGAATAAGAAACCAAATCTAACTTGATACCAAATGTATTAGAGTGTTCTATAAAACCCATTACCAGAGAATCTGAGAAGTCATTTTCTTTGAAACGGGAATTTTTTGTGCTTATAGTCATACGAAAATTGTTTTCCTACACATCCTATTGCCAATCCTGTTGAAAGTGTAGCCGATAATAAAATAATCACTTATTGGATTGAGTTCTCCCCAAAATAATGATTAGAAATGTACACACAACTAACACACTAGATTTAGAAACATACGAAAAAGCCAAGGCTTTCTTGAAAAAGCGCTTGGCTGCTTGTTTATTTCTTGATTTACTAAGATAAAAATTAATGGTGTTCCCTTCGGAATCTACAGCGTGATATAAATACATCCATTGACCTTTTACTTTGATATAGGTTTCATCAACTCTCCATGAGTCATTTGTTGATTTAAGATGATATCGTACTTTTTCTTCTAATTGAGGCCCATATTGATGAACCCAGCGCATATCGTTGTGTGAACAATTGATAATCCGCTTTCCTCCATCATTTCCACCAGGTTACAGAAGCTCAAGCATTTATGTAGGTGTTTTGAAGTATCCACATAATCCAAACTTATATGATTAAATCCTAACTCAAAGATTTCTAATAAAAAAGAACCACTAAAAAGTGATTCTTTTTTATTAAAGGCATAGTCCGACTCACATAGAGATTTGGAGAATAACTCTATAAGTTGTAGTATAGAACAATTAAATGTAAATTTATATTAATTTTTTACCAAATTAACTATATTATGGTTGAGAAAATTTTTATTTTTGATTAAGTAAGTGCTGATTAATTCTATCTTGAATTGCATCTTTAATAAATTCTTCGATAGAACTATTTGTTTCTTCTACAATGTTTTTTATAGATTTATACTCGTTACGTGTGAGAGTTACGGGCTTTGTTACAGTATTGCTATCTAAATATATACTATTGTTAACACGTGGTATCATTTTTCCTTCTATTATATAGGGTGCTAAATTATCCATCCATTCGGTTTGCATTCCAGATGGTAATGATACTAGAGATTGACGAATATCAAAATACCAAAACTCATCTTCTACTGATATTTTTAAATTTCTCGGTGATACATACTGTAATATGAGATCTATAAATTGAAAAATATCACTTCGATATTGATAAGATTTAGGAAAGCGGAATTTCACAAATCGCTGATGGTGACTTCTCGGCTGATTAGATAAAATATAGGCAGGCTTATATCCAACTTTGATTGCATCCTCTAACGTCATGTCATTTCCAAATTCATCACGTAGTATGATATCCCCACGTTTTGGAATGGAGATAATACGTGCTAACGTATTCCCTTTCATAAATCTTTGTAATAGTACTACATTATGCTTTTGGGAGTATGTATAGATTGTATTTTTCCGCTCTATTTGTTGTACTAATTCACGGACATCATCTTCTTTCACAAATTTTGTTTTGCGATTACGATGCTCCTGTATAGTACAAGTTATCTCGCCCTCTTCTATCCATTTTTCGAGTTGATACATACTGATATAGTACTCTTTACTTGCTTGATATAAAGTAAGCCCTTCTACCTCAAGTTCTTCTTTTAATTTCTCTATTTCTTCTTTTTTAAATAAAAAGCTTCCATCTAAACGCCATGTATCCTTATTAATTGGATTCAATTGTCCCTGTTTTATCATATTATTAAATGTGAAGTGACTAATATCTAAATACTCTATTACTTCGTTTGTGGTCATAGTTATTTCGTATGCATTCAGCATTCATGTTCCCCCTAATATTACATTTTTATAGAAAAGAAATAATATTATTATGTAAATTATAATTTATAAAATAGGCAATTTTAATTTATTATAACATAAATTAAAAATAAATTATTTAAATATGTATCTAATAATAAAATATAATTTCTAATTAAATTCATTTTTATATTGTCATAAACCAAATGAAATATTATTAATTTTATTAATAAATCCATAACCATAGAAAATGTGCAATTTTCTATAGTTGCATCACAGTTTCATTTTTATAAAATTTAATCTTACTATGTAAATAATTTTGAATGTAATTCAGTTATAATAATAGATATAAAAGGAATTTATAAGGAGTTGAAGAGCAATGAAATTTGAAATGAATACAGTTCATAGTGAAACTTCTTTAGAAAATATAGAGAAACAAAAACAAAATTTCACAAACATAATTGCAATTTGGAATGAAGATATTCTAAAACAAGCGGAGCAAAGAAAAGAAAACAATGAACGAGAAGATAAACAAACGTATGATGGTTTTTCTGATGAGGAGATACTGTACTACTATTTAAACCGACAAACTCATTTTGATAAGGAAAAACGGATAAAGGATAATTCACGTGTTTTATATGCACGTGATCTAAGTCAGTTCTATTTTTTTATTAAACAAAGCACAGAGTATCTGCAGCAAGATGTAAAAGATTATGAATATGGTCGTATATGGAGGAATCTACGAAAACGTCATATCCGTAACTATCAGAGGTGGTTGTCAGAAGAGGCAGTTTCCTATCAATCCAAGGAGAAATACAAACCATCCACAATAAGTAGAAAGCTAGGTGTAATTCGATCCTATTTAAAATGGCTATATGAAATCGGATATATTCAGGAGCCACTTCATGTAGAAGTATTGAGTACCACAGTAGGCAAGCATCATAAACCAAAGAGGGATTTATCCTATGAAGAAGTAAAGCAGTTACTTCGTTATTATCAGGATAACGAGATTAATTATGCTTTATTATCTATTCTTGCGACAACGGGGTTACGTGTCGCGGAAGTTGCTCATGCGAAGTGGGAAAACCTTGAATTTGATTCAATACGTGATCGGTATTACTTAACTGTAGATACAAAGGGCAATGGTGAAAGAATTGTTTCTATTAATAAGGAGATTTTTCATCGTATTGTTGCCTTTCGTATACGCCGACGACTTCCTATTAATATAGGTAATGAAAATGGTGGTACCATCTTTCAAACTAAAAATCGTACAGCATATCGAGAAAATTATTTATCTCAGTACATTACAAAGATTATTAAGGATACGGAGCTACCGTTTACGAAAGATATTAGAATAACGCCTCACTTCTTTAGACACTTTTATGTACAGTACTTGTACGATTACAAAGAGTTACCACCACATCTTATTGCAGCCGCAGTAGGTCATAAAGATGATAGAACGACAAAAGAAAATTATTTAAAGCAACGTTTAATCAAGGATAAGGATGCAGGGAATTTAATTGGTGAAGATGAATTTTAATATGTAATTAATACACAATAAATTTTTAAAAAAGGAAAGGTGAAACCGATATCGGTTTCACCTTTCCTTTTGAATTGTTTTAAATATTTATACTGCATAGACTTCAATTTTTGTAGGATTAGAAAAGCGACGTTCTAATTCTTTTTTGATTTTTTCAACAGCAAAGAACGCAGAAGATGCATATACAGTGATTACTTTTTTTATAAAAGTATTACCCGTTATTAAAATATATCTTATTGAATATGATGAAATCACACTCTCACCCTTTCACATATCTATTGTATTTAATATATATGCTGACAGATATGGATATATTCTCAAAAGATATAAGGTGAGTAGACAAGTGGTATGAAAAGTTTTTTTTGCACCAAAACTAAAGAGCCGCTTCTGAATAGATACAGGAGCGGTTCTTTGAATGTAGTTGCTGGATTCATTGAATTTCATGTATTATCTTAACAAAGAAAATTAAAAAACGAATTTAAAAGGGTCCTTACGTTGAATACATGTATTCAACGTAAGGGCGGATTATGTAAAATTTATTTAATTAGCAAGTAAAAAGTGATATTGTGAGCAGAATGAAAAATATCAAAAAGTTGATTTAGAAAAAAGCACTGCCAAAATCTTCAGCAATGCTTTTCGATTAGACGTACTACGATAATGAACGTCTACTTTCTTCTATATGTTTGCTCATGAATAGAATACAAATTTGTATTTAAAATAAGTTCTGTGTGTGTTTATATATTTACTTTAATTTCAAGATACGTTCTACTTCCTCCACACTTAACTTACTTGCTTTTGCAATAGTTTCAAGCGGTACACCAATTTCATGCATCCCTCGAATCATTTGCATCTTACCTTGCTCAATGCCTTTTTCCATACCCTCTTGTTCTGCATGTGCAAGCTTAGCCTGTTCATCAAGTAAAAGCTTTTCACGAGCTTCATATGCAAGTCGAAAAGAAGAATCATGACTCATATTTTCCCATTTATCCATCGCTTTTTGTAAGATTGGATCTTGATTCATAGCAATCTCCTCCAGTGTTTGAGTTAAATGTTCATCTTCATGTGCCGGTAATAATAACATCCAACGAACAAATGCATTTTCCCATGGGTTCACTTTTTCTTCGCGCCACTGTTTAACTAGCTTTGGAATCTCTACAAAATGGATTTCCATATCATCACTCAATACTTGATGTGTTCTTGTATTCCAGAGTTTCCCTGTTGTATGAAATGCTTCTTCATTAGAAAACAACTTGAAATCTAATAAGTTGATGGTTATTGTTTTTCGAAGCGAACGATACGGCATGCCTTCTTGCATTTGAGAAGTATATAATTTAGACCAATAATAGAGGGAACGTTTAATCATATCATGTGTATTGCGAAGCTGTATCTCTACATTTATTTGTGTTCCATTATCAAGGGTTGCGAGT
This genomic stretch from Bacillus pseudomycoides harbors:
- a CDS encoding helix-turn-helix domain-containing protein — translated: MEGVITLQKLKRKRIEKGWTCEEVANKVGITKMHYWYIENNKRNLKINLALKIANALEEDPKDLFF
- a CDS encoding DNA-binding protein, with translation MLNAYEITMTTNEVIEYLDISHFTFNNMIKQGQLNPINKDTWRLDGSFLFKKEEIEKLKEELEVEGLTLYQASKEYYISMYQLEKWIEEGEITCTIQEHRNRKTKFVKEDDVRELVQQIERKNTIYTYSQKHNVVLLQRFMKGNTLARIISIPKRGDIILRDEFGNDMTLEDAIKVGYKPAYILSNQPRSHHQRFVKFRFPKSYQYRSDIFQFIDLILQYVSPRNLKISVEDEFWYFDIRQSLVSLPSGMQTEWMDNLAPYIIEGKMIPRVNNSIYLDSNTVTKPVTLTRNEYKSIKNIVEETNSSIEEFIKDAIQDRINQHLLNQK
- a CDS encoding tyrosine-type recombinase/integrase; the encoded protein is MKFEMNTVHSETSLENIEKQKQNFTNIIAIWNEDILKQAEQRKENNEREDKQTYDGFSDEEILYYYLNRQTHFDKEKRIKDNSRVLYARDLSQFYFFIKQSTEYLQQDVKDYEYGRIWRNLRKRHIRNYQRWLSEEAVSYQSKEKYKPSTISRKLGVIRSYLKWLYEIGYIQEPLHVEVLSTTVGKHHKPKRDLSYEEVKQLLRYYQDNEINYALLSILATTGLRVAEVAHAKWENLEFDSIRDRYYLTVDTKGNGERIVSINKEIFHRIVAFRIRRRLPINIGNENGGTIFQTKNRTAYRENYLSQYITKIIKDTELPFTKDIRITPHFFRHFYVQYLYDYKELPPHLIAAAVGHKDDRTTKENYLKQRLIKDKDAGNLIGEDEF
- a CDS encoding Rpn family recombination-promoting nuclease/putative transposase, which encodes MSNKLVNLRIDFAFKQLFGTKGSEDILTGFLNAILEESLDVPIVSLQLEDPHLHKAYEDDKLSILDLLATLDNGTQINVEIQLRNTHDMIKRSLYYWSKLYTSQMQEGMPYRSLRKTITINLLDFKLFSNEEAFHTTGKLWNTRTHQVLSDDMEIHFVEIPKLVKQWREEKVNPWENAFVRWMLLLPAHEDEHLTQTLEEIAMNQDPILQKAMDKWENMSHDSSFRLAYEAREKLLLDEQAKLAHAEQEGMEKGIEQGKMQMIRGMHEIGVPLETIAKASKLSVEEVERILKLK